The Montipora capricornis isolate CH-2021 chromosome 3, ASM3666992v2, whole genome shotgun sequence genome window below encodes:
- the LOC138044179 gene encoding gamma-aminobutyric acid receptor subunit beta-2-like, whose translation MRTCSAITLLLTVLIRRSDEAQEEKPKVDYTKSMEEALKLSQKINEALSVHDKKVRPNAGGPPVMVDVEFKIISIGEIKEAQMEYTMDIFFRQWWTDPRLAHNFTTPFNMAGDATKMIWTPDTFFWNVKAAKYHKVTRENMRIKIHGDGNVYFSTRITFTAQCDMNLRLYPMDIQECPLVIESYAHTTSDVDYRWRGGKAQGVEIVSKEMAQFDFGGAKTSTKANTNSKGSFASLRAVFTFKRRVSYFITATYMPAMVLVILSWCCFWINRAAVPARVTLSITTILTIIFLYGNINANMPKVSYSKAIDYFLMTSLAFIFMSLLEFILVLNTDPRFWISRRRAEREEKMKTLYKDIPPETLATLIDDKNKPDEQIPMVQMNGPSKEEEKEPHKAPSIIKTHWIDIAARILFPLIYFSFVAFYWIYYLNHPDSALSSSVTS comes from the exons ATGAGAACCTGCTCTGCGATCACATTGCTACTTACTGTGTTGATAAGAAGATCGGACGAGGCGCAGGAAGAAAA GCCGAAGGTCGACTACACAAAATCGATGGAGGAAGCCCTAAAACTCTCTCAAAAGATAAACGAAGCCTTATCGGTTCATGACAAGAAAGTTCGACCCAACGCTGGAG GTCCTCCAGTTATGGTTGACGTGgaatttaagataatttcaATCGGTGAAATAAAAGAGGCCCAAATG gaATATACAATGGATATTTTCTTTCGCCAATGGTGGACGGATCCAAGACTTGCACATAATTTCACAACGCCGTTCAACATGGCTGGTGATGCCACAAAAATGATTTGGACACCAGATACGTTCTTTTGGAATGTGAAAGCTGCGAAATATCACAAAGTTACCCGAGAAAATATGAGAATAAAAATACACGGCGATGGAAACGTTTATTTCAGTACAag GATAACATTTACGGCACAGTGTGACATGAATCTTCGTTTGTATCCTATGGACATTCAAGAATGTCCATTGGTCATTGAGAGCT ATGCGCATACAACATCAGATGTTGATTATCGTTGGAGAGGCGGCAAGGCACAAGGTGTTGAAATCGTTTCCAAAGAAATGGCTCAGTTTGACTTTGGTGGAGCTAAGACCAGCACTAAGGCCAATACAAACAGCAAAG GATCCTTTGCCAGTCTGCGTGCCGTCTTTACCTTCAAGCGTCGCGTTTCTTATTTCATTACTGCGACTTACATGCCTGCCATGGTGCTGGTGATTCTGAGCTGGTGCTGTTTCTGGATCAATCGCGCGGCAGTACCTGCACGCGTCACGCTTTCCATAACAACTATATTAACCATCATCTTCCTTTATGGCAACATCAATGCCAACATGCCAAAG GTTAGTTACAGCAAAGCTATCGACTATTTTCTCATGACATCACTGGCATTTATTTTCATGTCACTGCTGGAATTTATACTTGTCCTCAACACGGATCCCCGTTTTTGGATAAGTAGGCGGAGAGcagaaagagaagagaagatGAAGACATTATACAAG GACATCCCTCCAGAAACCCTTGCAACCTTAATAGACGACAAGAATAAACCAGACGAACAGATTCCGATGGTACAGATGAACGGCCCAAGCAAAGAAGAGGAGAAGGAGCCCCATAAAGCCCCATCCATCATCAAGACTCACTGGATCGACATCGCAGCGCGAATCTTGTTTCCCCTAATATACTTTTCGTTCGTAGCTTTTTACTGGATATACTATCTTAATCACCCGGACTCTGCTCTTAGTTCGAGTGTCACTTCGTAA
- the LOC138044153 gene encoding kinesin-like protein KIF11-A, with the protein MVKGKAPQEKNIQVVVRCRPRNGKEIKECSPSVVKCHPAKREIVVKQDIGNTSSLSTTTKTFTFDRVFAPEAKQMDVYRSVVVPILDEVLMGYNCTIFAYGQTGTGKTYTMEGERSQDDCSWEEDPSAGIIPRTMHQLLENLNNLSECEYSVRVSFLEIYNEELFDLLSPSLDNQKMRLFEDSARKGSVVIQGLEELVVHDKDDVYSVLERGRAKRQTAATLMNAHSSRSHSVFSVTIHIKENSVTGEELLKIGKLNLVDLAGSENVGRSGAVDKRLREAGTINQSLLTLGRVITSLVERAPHIPYRESKLTRLLQDSLGGRTKTSIIATISPALCNLEETLSTLDYAHRAKNILNRPEVNQKLTKKTLIKEYTEEIEKLKRDLLAARGKDGFYIAEENYLAMQQEIKAQQEINADREAKISALEEEFRKLSDLFTDTQQELEVRCVELEEKESELNKTNLTLRQTKQTLKTTCAERDQNRYLIDEHSRNEHHLHLQATDLLRVVQDSVGDVDGLHLKLDRKRGVEAHNMSSRDSFGKDCKQLIQGAKQNLNQFQGENIVFFDALKKTLGSLVSKKSEESVMLQNQMQTLKNSVVTQMSEITLKDQEQVDGCSKWHVEISSTVQSNKDKICSALSSHLDQEFLPKMKALEDTVQSTVAFQQQLALFFNEKLNYLSSMVKTFVEGQDSMLESLDEMIERHSHEQAQSLGKIVTNADSVLNNQKVLMKELQQTFFKEMMSVFQDMVEKQTEKLSDDAEKVKEVTAAALKNVESTSNNLRSYCGSLKHCASQFCDSCTHTVNTNTEEAQTRFNQAAEQVCETRKLQKSVQEEVVNVSHKVDELATQWQNMLDESFSQHMDAIRSCSSQQQHAVKLCEEQIKQHVSEIQHALDCHGNTLQEMTAVQERQLSDQSEAVNAWSCDQNKLVEQVGSRINQFLEEELRDDLPTGSTPQRRPFNYPTQLTRTEPHDVLKERFQASYVVPFSPDPPQVKSVSSEEAVPVFELSRASTVSSDNGVFPLRNSEGDDRIPDNDSLEGDESATEESLFIEPPQLVSSAARNKLMSAGTPRGKENTELTKSASVSNLTGVGSKIPMMNKFKTPVDRIKRPLKSMNTQ; encoded by the exons ATGGTCAAAGGCAAAGCACCCCAGGAAAAGAACATTCAAGTGGTTGTCCGGTGTCG ACCAAGGAatggaaaagaaatcaaagagtGCTCACCATCAGTGGTTAAATGTCACCCTGCTAAACGGGAAATTGTCGTTAAGCAAGACATTGGAAACACTTCATCTTTGTCTACTACCACCAAAACATTCACATTTGATCGGGTGTTCGCCCCTGAAGCTAAGCAGATGGACGTGTATCGCTCAGTTGTTGTGCCAATATTGGACGAAGTGTTGATGGGATATAACTGCACAATATTTGC CTATGGGCAGACAGGCACAGGAAAAACATACACCATGGAAGGAGAGAGAAGTCAAGATGACTGCTCGTGGGAGGAG GATCCATCGGCTGGAATAATTCCACGCACCATGCATCAATTGTTGGAAAACCTTAACAATCTTTCG GAGTGTGAGTACTCTGTCCGGGTTTCATTCCTGGAAATATACAATGAGGAGTTATTTGACCTACTGTCACCAAGCTTGGACAATCAAAAAATGCGTCTTTTTGAAGACTCTGCCCGAAAG GGTTCAGTTGTCATTCAAGGACTCGAGGAACTTGTTGTTCATGATAAAGATGACGTTTACAGTGTCCTTGAGCGAGGCAGAGCAAAGCGGCAAACTGCTGCCACACTGATGAATGCACATTCAAG TCGATCACACTCTGTGTTTTCCGTGACCATTCACATCAAGGAAAATTCTGTCACTGGTGAAGAACTGTTGAAGATTGGCAAGTTGAACTTG GTGGATTTAGCAGGAAGTGAAAATGTTGGACGCTCAGGAGCTGTAGATAAAAGGCTAAGAGAAGCTG GTACAATTAATCAGAGTTTACTGACACTCGGAAGGGTAATCACATCACTGGTGGAAAGGGCACCACATATACCTTACAG GGAAAGTAAACTGACAAGACTTCTCCAAGATTCTCTTGGTGGTAGAACAAAGACATCCATCATTGCCACTATTTCACCTGCTCTTTGCAATTTGGAG GAAACATTAAGCACTCTTGATTATGCCCATCGTGCAAAGAATATCCTGAACAGGCCCGAAGTCAACCAGAAGCTTACCAAAAAAACTTTGATAAAG GAATATACTGAGGAGATTGAGAAACTTAAGAGGGACCTCTTAGCAGCAAGAGGAAAGGATGGTTTTTACATTGCAGAGGAAAACTACCT AGCTATGCAACAGGAGATTAAAGCACAACAAGAGATTAATGCTGATCGAGAAGCTAAGATTTCAGCCCTTGAAGAAGAATTCAGAAAATTATCTGACCTTTTTACGGATACTCAACAAGAACTGGAGGTTAGATGTGTCGAGCTGGAGGAAAAAGAGAGCGAGCTTAACAAGACAAATCTCACCCTGCGCCAGACTAAACAAACTCTAAAAACAACTTGTGCAGAGAGAGACCAGAATCGTTACCTAATTGATGAGCACAGTCGAAACGAACATCACTTGCACTTACAAGCAACAGACCTTCTGCGTGTTGTTCAGGATAGTGTTGGTGACGTGGATGGTCTTCATTTAAAACTTGATCGTAAACGCGGTGTGGAGGCTCATAATATGAGTTCACGAGACTCATTTGGCAAAGATTGCAAACAGCTGATCCAAGGAGCCAAGCAGAACTTGAACCAGTTTCAAGGAGAAAATATTGTGTTTTTTGATGCACTAAAGAAAACGTTAG GGAGCCTTGTGTCCAAGAAGTCAGAGGAATCTGTGATGCTTCAGAATCAGATGCAAACATTAAAGAATAGTGTTGTTACGCAGATGTCTGAAATCACTCTCAAGGATCAG GAGCAAGTTGATGGTTGCAGTAAATGGCATGTAGAGATATCCAGTACAGTTCAAAGTAACAAG GACAAAATTTGCTCAGCACTAAGTTCACACCTGGACCAAGAATTTCTACCTAAAATGAAAGCGCTGGAAGACACGGTTCAATCCACGGTTGCTTTTCAACAGCAGTTGGctttgtttttcaatgaaaag TTGAATTATTTATCATCCATGGTGAAGACCTTTGTTGAGGGTCAAGACTCGATGCTGGAAAGTTTGGATGAAATGATCGAAAGGCATTCCCATGAGCAA GCCCAATCTTTGGGAAAAATTGTGACCAACGCAGACTCTGTTTTGAACAACCAGAAAGTTCTCATGAAG GAGCTACAACAGACTTTTTTCAAGGAGATGATGTCAGTGTTTCAAGACATGGTCGAAAAGCAGACAGAGAAGCTGTCCGATGATGCAGAAAAG GTAAAAGAGGTGACTGCGGCCGCTCTAAAAAACGTGGAATCTACGAGTAATAATCTGAGAAG TTATTGCGGGTCTTTGAAGCACTGTGCATCGCAGTTTTGTGATAGCTGCACTCACACTGTTAATACCAACACCGAAGAAGCCCAAACCAGATTTAACCAG GCGGCGGAACAAGTCTGCGAGACAAGAAAGCTACAGAAAAGTGTCCAAGAAGAGGTTGTTAATGTTTCTCACAAAGTTGATGAG CTTGCAACTCAATGGCAGAACATGTTGGATGAATCCTTTTCTCAGCACATGGACGCGATCAGGTCATGTTCAAGCCAACAGCAGCACGCTGTCAAG TTGTGCGAAGAGCAAATCAAACAACATGTAAGTGAGATTCAGCACGCGTTagattgccatggtaacacgcTCCAGGAAATGACTGCTGTACAGGAACGCCAGTTGtctgaccaatcagaggcaGTCAACGCATGGTCATGTGACCAGAACAAACTAGTTGAGCAAGTTGGTTCAAGAATAAACCAGTTTCTCGAGGAGGAGTTGAGGGATGATCTTCCCACAG GTTCCACACCCCAGAGGCGTCCATTCAATTACCCCACTCAGCTCACCCGAACTGAGCCACACGATGTGCTGAAGGAAAGGTTTCAAGCCAGTTACGTTGTGCCTTTTTCACCAGATCCTCCACAAGTCAAG AGTGTTTCAAGTGAGGAGGCTGTTCCTGTGTTTGAACTGAGCCGGGCCAGTACAGTGAGTTCCGACAATGGTGTATTTCCACTACGGAATAGTGAGGGAGATGATCGCATCCCGGATAATGACAGCCTTGAGGGTGACGAATCCGCAACTGAGGAATCTTTGTTTATTGAGCCACCACAG CTTGTGAGCTCGGCAGCTCGCAACAAGCTTATGTCAGCAGGAACACCCCGCGGCAAAGAAAATACCGAGCTGACCAAATCCGCAAGTGTTAGCAACCTTACAGGAGTCGGCAGCAAGATTCCAATGATGAATAAATTCAAAACCCCCGTCGACCGCATCAAACGACCTCTGAAATCTATGAACACACAATAA